ATTTTTTTAGATGATAGCAACTTACGATTTACGTTTCTGTTTACTGCAAACCTTTTAACCGACTACGGTAAATATTAAGATTCCCCTCTAATTACCTTGCCTATAGACTTAACCAAAATAACCGATGTTTTGCAGGACATCACATCGTTAAACATTACCAAAGATGTTATTTGTCTAGTGTTACATGACTATAACAATTTTTAGAACAAATTCGAGAACAAGCTTCACAGCCAATACAGTTTTCTGGGTTAGTAACAACCATTACTTTCCGTTCTACTTCTTCCTCATCTTCATCTTCTACAAATTCACCTTCTTCGTTTAAAGGCATTAAGCCCAAAACTTTATGACCACAAACTTTCATACATCTGCCACAACCGATACATTTCTCTTTATCTATTTCTTGGGCAAATTTAGGAGTCCAAGCAGTACCTCCAAAGGTCAATCCTGTTAATGTAGCCATGAATAAAACCTCAGCAA
The DNA window shown above is from Anabaena sp. WA102 and carries:
- the fdxB gene encoding ferredoxin III, nif-specific, giving the protein MATLTGLTFGGTAWTPKFAQEIDKEKCIGCGRCMKVCGHKVLGLMPLNEEGEFVEDEDEEEVERKVMVVTNPENCIGCEACSRICSKNCYSHVTLDK